Sequence from the Acidobacteriota bacterium genome:
GTTGCCCTGGCGGGCTGCCGGTTGGCCGAGTTGTTGAATGAAATCTATTCTAAATGAAGAATGTGATGAGTGGTTAGAAATCACTAACCACTTTCTTCATTCTCAATTCTTCACTCTATCTTCAGAAGTACACTGACTTCAAAGCCTTTGGGTTTGAGGTTGCGGGCCGAGACCGAAGCTTGAAACGACTCCACACAGGATTTCACAATCGCCAACCCCAGGCCGGCACCGCCCGTTGAGCGGGCCCGATCACGTTCAACGCGGTAAAACGGGTCAAACAAACGGCTCACTTCGCCTTCGGGGACTCCAGGGCCGGAATCAATCACACTCAGGCGAACCTGACGCGCCCCTTCTGGTTGAGTGATAATTTTCACTGGACCGGCGTGGCCTGCGTACCGGATGGCATTGCGAACAATATTTGATACCGCCCGCGACAGCAGCGCCGGGTTGGCTTCAACCTGGAGTGCATCGGGGATTTCAACCAGCAGCGGAACACCTTTGCCAGATTCACGGTCGGTGATTTGTTTGACCAGTGGGAGGAGGCGGACTTTCTGGAGTTGAACAGCCTCGGGTTTGAGCCCGGCTTTGGAAAAGGTCAGCAGTTCGTTGACCAGTTTAGACATCTGGTTGACTTCTTCTTCAAGGTCTTCGACATAACTCCGATTTCTAGGATCAATGCGAGCATCCAAAATCCCCAACGCCAGTTGAATGCGACCAATCGGCGAGCACAATTCGTGGGCAATATCACCCATAAACCGTTTCTGACCAGTGACATACCCTGAAAGTCGGGTGGCCAGATGGTTAATGGCCTTGCTGAGTCGGCCAAGTTCATCGGTTCGACTTTCATCCACGCGGACTTCAAATTGACCGTCCGCGATTTGCTCGGTGGCGGTCGTCAGTTGAGAAATGGTTTGGGTGATGTGGCGCACCATCGGCAGCCAGAACAGAATTGAGAACCCGGTTGCCGCCAGCAGAATGTACACCCAGGGCAACGGGTCGAAAAATAGTCCGTTTCCGTTGGCTGAATTCGAGGCTGCCAGGAGGGTCGCCCGTACCGGTTCCGGTGACTTTTCATCCATCACCGGCACTCGAATCCCAACCCAATAGCGGGTTGGATTCGAGGTTTGAACTTTAAAAATTGGATGTCGGTGCGGCGGTCTGCCAGGGGGTGATGGCGGCGGTGCGGGTCGGTTTCGTCCGAGCAGATGAAAGTTAAGGTCATCTGGCAGGCTCACCGGAACGCCCGCAAGCTGAGAGCCAGTGTTTTCAAACAGGTAAAAATCAATTCCGTACGCCTGGGTATACCGCGCCAGGATGGCGTCACGGTGTTCGCGGCTGGTATTGGCCACTTCCACCCGGATGAGTTCCCCAATGGCTTCAAGTCGGGTTTCAA
This genomic interval carries:
- a CDS encoding HAMP domain-containing histidine kinase; the protein is MVRPRFSLLMKIQLWLLLNLMVLGVALAMMFSLQFQLHPSSPLLGRFETRLEAIGELIRVEVANTSREHRDAILARYTQAYGIDFYLFENTGSQLAGVPVSLPDDLNFHLLGRNRPAPPPSPPGRPPHRHPIFKVQTSNPTRYWVGIRVPVMDEKSPEPVRATLLAASNSANGNGLFFDPLPWVYILLAATGFSILFWLPMVRHITQTISQLTTATEQIADGQFEVRVDESRTDELGRLSKAINHLATRLSGYVTGQKRFMGDIAHELCSPIGRIQLALGILDARIDPRNRSYVEDLEEEVNQMSKLVNELLTFSKAGLKPEAVQLQKVRLLPLVKQITDRESGKGVPLLVEIPDALQVEANPALLSRAVSNIVRNAIRYAGHAGPVKIITQPEGARQVRLSVIDSGPGVPEGEVSRLFDPFYRVERDRARSTGGAGLGLAIVKSCVESFQASVSARNLKPKGFEVSVLLKIE